Genomic window (Juglans microcarpa x Juglans regia isolate MS1-56 chromosome 2S, Jm3101_v1.0, whole genome shotgun sequence):
TTTTCACGTCACAATAGTTAATGCCTTCTGTGGTGGTGTTTCCTTTCAAGTAGCCCTTCGATTATGACCTTTTTTCGGTACTCTCTGGACTCAGTTTCTGCTAACTTGATCACATTTTCTTGTCTGCCATAACCAAAGTGCCGGCCAGACATAAAGTACAGCCAAATTAACGtgaaaaaaatagcaaaaagcTTTCCCCACAAGATGGTGATCACAAGGCTAATGGCAAGAAAGTATATGCCAGATTCGAAACTAGAACAGTTACCCATGTCATCAACCTCCTCCTTTGGCTTCTCTACAATGTCTGGATCATTGCTGCAATCAACTTGTTTTGTTATGTCGGTCAAAGATCTGggtgatttattttcttctgaaATGGAACCTGAACAGAATGTACTTGAGCCGCACGAAGATCTTGAGTGTGACATTAACCCAGAGTTGGTTCTAACTTCTTGATCAATACCAGCATCCATGGATACCTGATTCACTGATTTTTCGTAGCTAAAATCGTGACAACTTTCGGAGTAGCTCGACTTATGACTAGGGTAGATCGATTGACATGACTCTTGACGATGAACTTTCCTGTCACGAGCTCTCTTAGCCTGTATACGAAGTGATGATATTGACGGTCATGAAAGAAATAGACCTcacaaactatataaaaaaaaaaaaatctttttttactATATACCCTATATTGGGATTGAGGATTTCAGAGAGACTAACCAATATTGCTTCACAAATAACGGATAGAAGCACTCGAGAAAAGGTTCTCTTTGGAGTCAACATTTCCTTGATGGTCTTCTCCTTACAAGCCGACCGGTCGACGATATCTTTGGATTCTAGGACGACTTCCATGTCGACAACGGGTCGAAAACAAAGCAAGAACCTGTTTCTTGAAACGTTAATCTTCATTGTGGGCCGTGGATAAAATTAAGGAGGGTTTCGAAGCGTTACAGATGGTATTAAATAATGATATGGCTCGGTTTAAACTGGCGAGTGAAGAGCAAGAAAGGAAACGATATTCGTTTTGTTGGatgtttttggaagaaaataaaggCCAGGACTTGTTGGATTTTATGTCTGTCACGGTTTGCCTGCTGCTATAACTTCTCGACAAAGTGATGGATTTGGGGGCTATATTTGAGCTTTGAAGTTGAGGAATGGGCAAGGCCGCAGGTGGTCAAGGTTTCGAAGATCCAGTGAGGGAGGGACAGGTAGGAGGAGGTATAACTCCGTTCTGGTTTTGTTGGTAAAAAGGGGTGTGATCGGTGTAATTGGTTAGTTGGGTACGTAGGGTTTATAACTGTGATTTGACAACGGTTTGGATGGCTGTCCATTAAATTTTAGGAGTATCCAGCCAGGTGTCTTATAAACCTATTTTTGGGTATCTCAGTTGAGAAAAGgagcaaaagaaagaaaaaaaacaaggaagTGAGACACCAGTTTCAAATCGTGATAGCTTCTGCACTAAGGTTatatttagatgaaaaattgagttgagttgagatgataaaatattgttaaaatattattttttaatattattattattatgaaatttgaaaaagttgaattatttattatattttgtattgagatttaaaaaaattgtaataataagttgagatgattttagttaccaattcatcattataactttttaaaatctcaacataaaatataacaaacaatttaatttttttaaattctaaaataataataatattaaaaaataatattctaataatattttatcatcttaactcaactcaactcaattcagttcaacattcaaacgcagcctaaCAGATTTtagatgtgatttttttttttttttttaacaaggaaAGGAAATTGTTTTATTCATCATTAAAGCAATTACATCGTAGAATCGAACCGAATAATTTGTGAAAGACAAGCAGGAAAAGAATCCCACCAAATGATCAAATCCTCTAGATTTCACACAAATCTTGCCAAATTATGGGTTGCTTCATTAGCCATACGCCCTTTGTGTTGGACAGTACACTTAAGAAGCTTTTGCATCATGTTCTTGATCTCATAAGCCAGATTTCCCTATGGACATTGACGTGCCATCTCTAGTCAATTCCTGCACCACAAGATCAAGTGAGTTACTCTTTACTTGCAGCTCAGCTATACCCAAGGGAATGCACATCTGTAAACCTCGCATAATAGCAATAAGTTTAATTTCCATAGCATCTTGCACTTTATGTTCTGGTTTGCTAGCAGAGAAAATGACCTTCTCATGTTCATCTCTTAAAACCATCCCTAAACCTGATCTGCCTTGATCACGGAAAAGATCTCGATCTATATTCAATTTCAGAACCCCTGCAGGTGGTGGCAGCCAACAACAACAAGCTttcatccctttttttttttttttttttcctacaacAGTTTTATGCTCCTGATGTAATGATAATGCATGATCAACAACATGCTTAGGTGAAAGaacattattttcataaaatttctggTTTCTCCTATACCACATACCCTAAGCCATCAGAAACAACTTCTTTATCTCCCCAATATTTCCTCTACTCAGCACAATTAATGCAATTTGAACAAAATCCATCCAAACATCAGTTTCTTTTAAGAAATTGAAATGGTTATACCAACAATCCTTGATAAAGGGACAATAAAGAAGTGCATGGCTCatatcctcctcctcctcattacACCATTGAAACTTTGCCTCCTCGAGGTTGAATCATATtttcgttgttttttttttttttttttcaatatgaaaacatgcatgaatgaatttgtataaaaaaaaaatgatatttgcaatcatagAATACACAAGTCACacttctttagaaaaaaaatgagtaaatataagacttaaatgaaattttaattttttaataatagatcttactatttttcaaaaggaatgcaCAACATTAGCACAATCTATGACTCtatctagtattattttttttcaaacattttttttaaatatcttcaaattttttaataaatatatacaaatttactagtagtcactttcttaaatattaaaaaaaagaaaaagaaaataaaatgtactaaCGATCAAACCCAGGAGGTAAATTAGTATTTTCCTTGTATAATTCAGCCTGATAATCGCATTTTGTATCCTAGCCCATGTATGAgactttctattttcttccCCCTGTATTATAaagtttattaatttagaaaaatgacATGCACAAATCCAGGGCGTGCAagtcctttgaaaaaaatatgatctatttaaaaagttttattttatttttatagtatgtCTTACTATTTTTAAAAGTCTACGCCAAATTTGAATATCTTAAACTTATCTCTAACATTACTGGTTAGATTAAATTTGGGATGCGCATGTTACCAACGCAGTATATCCTAACGTAGAATCTATAGTTcatataccttttttttttattatacctttaatattcattttcaatataCATGTGTGACCGgctattttgaatatttgtatataaaaagTAAGTTATTGCGAATTTAGTAAAAATTCACCCGTAGATATTTCCAAATTCCAAAAGAACATGGAATAGGTGGCCCGTTGATGCAGACCACAAGCAATGACAACAAATGAATATGGATTCATTGAAGTAATGCACCTGACTTGCAAGATTTTATGAGGAtcaaaggtaaaataaaatatgaaaaaaaaatcattttgacaACACTATCCCCTAGTTGAGTGACATCCCAGGATTACACATTTTTGCTTTTCATtgatcttttgtttcttttcatcACTATAAGAGATtgcattttttgagacgaaaattttTGTCAGctttcatttcaaaaaatgtcatttgtgtcccaaaatattttggagatgaaaatttttagtcttattttgtctcaaaaacccTTATCTACTACTCTTTTCCTATATGGTTTTTTCCACATAGAGGCTTTTCTCTTGCCTGGTGTAGGTTTTTTCGGGTATGATGGAGGAGAAGTTGGAGGTCCTTTACCAACGTCTGAAGTTGACAGAATGCGAGCAGGAGGAAATTATAGTGGAGACACGGAAACTAGAGGATGCTATCATTCGGGATGGGAAGTGTTTGATGGTTCAACTTTTGACATCAAGGCACTACAATAAAGAAGCATTCAAACagatgatggagaaaatattgagaaCTGTGAAGGGTATTCATTTTAGAGATTTGAATGCAACACTGATGCTAGTTGAGTTTGAGGACCTTAAGGATAAAAATAGAGTTGAGCAGGATGGCCCATGGTCTTTTGATAAACTTTTGGTATTGATAAATGAGGTAGAGGGCAATCAACCAATCCATCGTATACAACTTACTGAGGCACTCTTTTGGATCTGACTGCATGATCTTCCTCTTAGTGCAAGAAATGAATATGTGGGCAATCTCATTGGTAGTAAGGTGGGACAAGTGGAGGAGGTGAATATGGAGAAGATGGAGATGGCATGGGGGGAATTCATGAGGGTAcgtattaaaattgatgttacCAAACCCTTACTGAGGGGCAAGATGTTAAACCTGGGATCCAATGAACTAGTTTGGGTTCGTTTCTCTTATGAGCGATTAGCTgatttttgttacttttgtgGTCGAATTGGCCATGGTCACAAAGACTGTGAGGAATGGCAAGAGGATAACCATGCAAAGATTGAGATGGACGATCTCCCTTATGGGCAGTGGTTGTATTTGAGTAACATTGGGGGACAGTGGGATTGACGTGAACAGAAAAGCAAGCCTGGGTATGCATCTCCGGTTGGTACTTCGGCGAAGGAGAAACAGGTAGTGGATTTTGGGGGACAGAGCGAAATGTTGGGAGTAAATCACGGCCCCGAAATTCTGTTGTAACGACTGAGGAGTCGGAGTTGATACCGGAAGATACAATTCTGCAAAGGGTGGAGGACGAGCGGGAGATCCCTATAACAACTGTAAAGAGTTGATGATGGAAGAATCTGTAACTCCCAAAACATGGTTCTAAAATCCgatctattttttacttttacacTATATTTATTGTAATAGAGTGTTTGTTACTCCTcgtgttttttaatatatttatgttaatGAAATGCTTgcttgagaaaaataaaaatattcatgcTGCCCAACAGAGTTTCAGCCTATCCAGTATCCACCAAATTGACGCCCTGACCGACGGGGAAAAATCTAATCCAGCATCTCCCTAGCTCCAAGGCTTATCAGCCAAGACCTCATCATCCTAACCACTTGTAAATTTTTAAGTGAACCTATTAAGGACATCTTTCGCACCCTAACCGACAAACTCAATCAAAATACTTAGGGCTTGGTAGGTGAGAGTTCTTGATGAATACTTTTCTCTTAGTTTTACTTGTACTTAGGCTTTTATATTCCCCTCTCCAGCTTGGGGCCCTATTTCCCCTGTGCCTGGGGTTTCCTCCAATTACACTGGGAGTCATGCAGCCGCATTAATTAAGCGGCTTCTGTCAAAACCTTGGGTCATGTTGCCTATAATAGGCGGTGAGCCATTGCCTTTCTCTGGGTGCCAATCTTCCACAGCGATTTCTTGCTTGTGGTCCATATCAGGTCATTTAATGTAGAGTGGCTTCCCGCGAATCATCCAGGTAGTGGCATGTGTCCATTTGAACGCTGTCCTATCTTTCCATGCTGATCTAGGCCGTCCTCTCCTTTGTTGTTGTTGGGCTAGTAATACTTGGTCTTTGGGCCTTTAGTGAGGTGGACGGGACCCAGCCCTGTGGGGGATGAACATGCCCCTCCAGTTTCCCAGCAAATTCCTACCATACGAGTGGGGTAGGAATTCATTCTTTACCCAACAATGTTTTAGTACGCTGTGTTCATTGTCTGAATTGGTACACATTCCCACACATAGGGTAACGTATGATGACTCAATTTCCACGCCTCATTGTATAGTGGGGATGACGTGATTTTTTCCTAACATTTCCTTTCTGGTGACATTTGTCACCCTTCTACTAAGAGTCATTTAATCGACACTGGCCTCGTATTTAAACCC
Coding sequences:
- the LOC121252033 gene encoding uncharacterized protein LOC121252033; amino-acid sequence: MKINVSRNRFLLCFRPVVDMEVVLESKDIVDRSACKEKTIKEMLTPKRTFSRVLLSVICEAILAKRARDRKVHRQESCQSIYPSHKSSYSESCHDFSYEKSVNQVSMDAGIDQEVRTNSGLMSHSRSSCGSSTFCSGSISEENKSPRSLTDITKQVDCSNDPDIVEKPKEEVDDMGNCSSFESGIYFLAISLVITILWGKLFAIFFTLIWLYFMSGRHFGYGRQENVIKLAETESREYRKKVIIEGLLERKHHHRRH